One Thermicanus aegyptius DSM 12793 DNA segment encodes these proteins:
- a CDS encoding ABC transporter substrate-binding protein: protein MGEKRWRREEMRRVVVGMVALLFALSVILGGCGQGGPQGSQPSNGNQGATDAGTSGEAGKEQEKTFKIGLTQIVEHPALDAIRQGILKGLEEHGFTEGKNLVIDYQNAQNDRNNATNIAQKFVAEKVDLIIAITTPSAQAAAQATKEIPIVFSAVTDPVAAGLVAAFDRPGENITGTSDLVPISRQVELMQKFLPNLKTIGIVYNSGEVNAEVQVKEAEKAAQEKGIKVEALGVSNNTEIQQAAESLAGKIDAYLVLVDNMIVAGFDTLQQVAEKAKIPVFASDSDTVKRGAVATYGLDQFQIGVQTGVMASRILRGESPKNIPVEVLKEVSLTVNPDAVKKYGLTLSDELKKEMEKTQAK from the coding sequence ATGGGCGAGAAGAGATGGAGGAGAGAAGAGATGAGAAGAGTTGTCGTAGGAATGGTTGCGCTTTTATTCGCACTAAGTGTCATCCTTGGAGGGTGCGGTCAAGGAGGGCCTCAGGGAAGTCAACCTTCCAATGGGAACCAAGGAGCAACGGATGCCGGCACTTCAGGAGAAGCGGGGAAAGAACAGGAGAAGACGTTTAAAATCGGACTGACCCAAATCGTGGAGCATCCCGCCCTCGATGCGATCCGTCAAGGGATCCTAAAAGGATTGGAAGAGCATGGTTTCACGGAAGGGAAGAATCTGGTTATCGATTACCAGAATGCCCAAAATGACCGGAATAACGCAACGAACATCGCCCAGAAATTTGTTGCGGAAAAGGTTGATCTCATCATCGCCATTACGACTCCTTCCGCCCAGGCGGCGGCCCAGGCGACCAAGGAGATCCCCATCGTCTTCTCAGCAGTGACGGACCCGGTAGCGGCAGGCTTGGTTGCCGCGTTTGACCGGCCCGGCGAGAACATCACCGGCACTTCCGATCTGGTTCCCATTTCACGCCAAGTGGAATTGATGCAGAAGTTCCTGCCTAACCTGAAGACGATCGGGATTGTATACAACTCCGGTGAAGTCAACGCGGAAGTTCAGGTCAAAGAGGCGGAGAAAGCGGCCCAAGAGAAAGGGATAAAGGTAGAAGCCTTAGGCGTCTCCAATAACACCGAAATTCAGCAGGCGGCGGAAAGCCTGGCCGGGAAGATCGATGCGTACCTGGTGCTGGTGGATAACATGATCGTCGCCGGTTTTGATACCTTGCAACAAGTGGCCGAAAAGGCGAAAATTCCTGTCTTTGCTTCCGACAGCGACACGGTAAAACGGGGGGCCGTGGCCACCTACGGGCTGGACCAATTCCAGATAGGGGTGCAGACCGGCGTGATGGCCTCCCGGATCTTACGAGGGGAGTCGCCAAAGAACATCCCCGTCGAGGTGCTGAAGGAAGTAAGTCTGACGGTAAATCCCGATGCGGTAAAGAAATATGGTCTAACTTTATCGGATGAACTGAAGAAGGAGATGGAAAAGACCCAAGCCAAGTAG